In one Lolium rigidum isolate FL_2022 chromosome 3, APGP_CSIRO_Lrig_0.1, whole genome shotgun sequence genomic region, the following are encoded:
- the LOC124695538 gene encoding uncharacterized protein LOC124695538, with the protein MMLRLLRGRAKAQTGSSHHSSPPAPAPAPAPKTPLDDEDLLQEILLRLPPKPSSLPRASLVCKGWRSILSDPEFLERFRKHHQKPPLLGFFAGHVHATPVFTPILDSPDRIPASRFPVPQSHSRNDEWRFMGCRHGLAVLLEVSRREAVVWHPLTGQQRHVSFPPGMHTDDWNRWHAAVQCADAADGHVHGDCFSSPFKLVLILVAQRARAFACLYESASGAWGDIASTATRDTICYTEPSVLIGDAFCWLLGEADILAFDIQRQSLGVIEKPDMKRYFDSSVRLFRTEDNGPGLVCLSKLTIQLWERKSYCDGDVGWVMLQKTIKLKGLFPRRMPSYDKFVRLSGYDEDTNLIVLTTDTGNFTLQLDSAKIRHIIKRDYICDNTFYPYTNFYTAGRGVGWKWVDQKL; encoded by the exons ATGATGCTGCGCCTGCTGCGCGGTCGAGCCAAAGCTCAGACTGGCAGCAGCCACCattcctcgccgccggcgccagCGCCAGCGCCAGCGCCGAAGACGCCGCTGGACGACGAGGACCTCCTGcaggagatcctcctccgcctccctccgaagCCATCGTCCCTCCCGCGCGCCTCCCTCGTTTGCAAGGGATGGCGCAGCATCCTCTCCGACCCTGAGTTCCTCGAACGCTTCCGCAAACACCACCAGAAACCGCCTCTGCTGGGCTTCTTCGCAGGCCATGTCCATGCAACACCCGTCTTCACCCCCATCCTCGACTCGCCCGACCGCATCCCTGCCTCCCGCTTCCCCGTGCCGCAGAGCCACAGCCGCAACGACGAGTGGCGCTTCATGGGCTGCCGCCACGGCCTCGCCGTGCTGCTCGAGGTGTCCCGTCGCGAGGCCGTGGTGTGGCATCCCCTCACCGGCCAGCAGCGCCATGTCAGTTTTCCACCGGGGATGCACACCGACGATTGGAATCGCTGGCATGCCGCGGTGCAGTGCGCCGATGCCGCGGACGGGCATGTGCACGGCGACTGCTTCTCCAGCCCGTTCAAACTGGTGCTGATCCTGGTCGCCCAACGCGCGCGAGCGTTCGCCTGCCTCTATGAATCAGCTTCCGGTGCCTGGGGAGATATTGCGTCGACGGCGACCAGGGATACTATTTGTTATACGGAGCCCAGTGTCCTCATTGGGGATGCATTTTGCTGGTTGCTTGGTGAAGCTGATATCCTTGCGTTTGATATTCAAAGGCAGAGCCTTGGTGTTATTGAGAAGCCAGATATGAAGCGCTACTTCGATTCTTCTGTTCGACTCTTCCGGACAGAGGATAATGGACCTGGCCTGGTATGTTTGTCAAAACTGACCATCCAACTATGGGAGAGGAAATCCTACTGTGATGGGGATGTCGGATGGGTGATGCTGCAGAAAACTATTAAACTCAAGGGGCTATTTCCTCGCAGAATGCCAAGTTATGACAAATTCGTACGTCTTAGTGGGTATGACGAGGACACAAATTTGATAGTTCTAACTACGGATACTGGCAATTTCACGCTCCAACTTGACTCGGCCAAGATCAGACATATTATTAAAAGAGATTACATTTGTGATAACACCTTTTATCCATATACAAATTTCTATACCGCAG GGAGGGGAGTTGGGTGGAAATGGGTGGACCAGAAACTTTGA